The following proteins are encoded in a genomic region of Sulfurimonas sp. HSL3-7:
- a CDS encoding rhodanese-like domain-containing protein → MIKKIVTGAVLFSTLALNLSAFDTNKAEDFDAFYSHMTQKACAASKLSIGSDEVMQMLREEKKFTLLDIRTKGELAVLGLKTANTVEMPLEHLFEKENLAKLPTDELIVIVCYSGTRATMAAASLKMLGFKNTRVMKGGIVGLAQGNTPKSAPLK, encoded by the coding sequence ATGATTAAAAAAATAGTAACAGGTGCGGTTTTATTTTCGACTTTGGCGCTGAACCTGTCTGCATTCGATACGAATAAAGCAGAGGATTTTGACGCTTTCTACTCGCACATGACACAAAAAGCGTGTGCTGCTTCAAAACTTTCGATCGGCAGTGACGAAGTGATGCAGATGCTGCGTGAAGAGAAAAAGTTCACTCTGCTTGATATCCGTACAAAAGGGGAACTGGCTGTATTGGGACTCAAAACTGCGAACACCGTCGAGATGCCTCTTGAACATCTTTTTGAAAAAGAGAACCTTGCGAAACTGCCGACCGATGAATTGATCGTGATCGTCTGTTATTCCGGTACACGCGCGACGATGGCTGCCGCCAGTCTGAAGATGCTTGGTTTTAAAAATACGCGTGTGATGAAAGGCGGCATAGTCGGACTTGCACAAGGCAATACACCAAAAAGCGCTCCGCTGAAATAG
- a CDS encoding reverse transcriptase family protein gives MIKQYKTIKIAKGDGRYRILYAPHKAYKNKLISFLPELQQKLHNIDVEGRIHGFMRGRSPVSNALKHVGYAYTLSLDLEDFFDSVKADMVKAYLSEEAFSLCFIDGIARQGLPTSPVIANLAFVEIDKAIADALSDEGVYAVYTRYADDLIFSFNDKAFAETIEKVVERIINGAGFRLNHKKRKLQSAKNGRRMITGIAVDNRGIHPSRALKRRIRAAVHQENRAEAFGLLSWAECRPPKAFYTDRDLLNKNIFDGEALDISNDFYLANLLSFEAYVDAVESDFDGSALLHEQDREKWEKQKSAFLTQREAFYIKEKKRAEAEHQERRKEMERHFLAEKEEKREEKKLQKETVTQSVSSTRPEENSEDASPKELKIDLDALKEIEQQESAHFQAEKKARRRRQEEQRQANEEKEEKKQRLNKLFLASILPLLILLGAMSYYFSATKIEIKEAYPLFIETVPFDAKIQIMNIKPAYKPGILLKPENYDIRISKKGYETQRFWIKMEHENKIVKRELKKVKVRKVY, from the coding sequence ATGATCAAACAATACAAGACTATCAAAATTGCCAAAGGTGATGGACGATATCGAATACTTTACGCACCACACAAAGCCTACAAAAACAAATTAATATCGTTTCTTCCGGAACTACAGCAAAAACTCCATAATATCGATGTAGAAGGTCGTATCCACGGTTTTATGCGCGGCCGTTCACCGGTGAGCAACGCACTCAAACATGTCGGCTACGCCTACACGCTCTCGCTTGATCTGGAAGATTTTTTTGACAGTGTGAAAGCGGATATGGTCAAAGCGTACCTGAGTGAAGAAGCGTTCTCTCTCTGTTTTATCGACGGCATCGCCAGGCAAGGTCTACCGACAAGCCCTGTGATCGCCAATCTCGCTTTTGTAGAGATCGATAAAGCGATTGCGGATGCTCTTTCAGATGAAGGGGTCTATGCTGTCTATACCCGTTACGCCGACGACCTGATCTTCTCTTTTAACGACAAGGCCTTTGCGGAGACGATTGAAAAAGTTGTCGAGAGGATCATCAATGGTGCAGGTTTTCGCCTTAACCATAAAAAAAGAAAGCTGCAGAGTGCCAAAAACGGCCGGAGGATGATCACCGGTATCGCAGTGGACAACCGCGGCATCCACCCCAGCCGGGCATTGAAACGCCGCATCAGGGCGGCGGTGCATCAGGAGAACAGGGCTGAGGCCTTCGGTCTTCTCTCCTGGGCCGAGTGCAGACCTCCCAAAGCGTTTTATACCGATCGTGATCTGCTTAATAAAAACATCTTTGACGGAGAGGCCTTGGACATCTCGAACGATTTTTACCTTGCGAATCTTCTCTCTTTCGAGGCCTATGTCGACGCAGTTGAAAGCGACTTTGACGGTTCTGCCCTTTTGCATGAGCAGGATAGAGAGAAGTGGGAAAAACAGAAGAGTGCTTTTCTGACGCAGAGAGAAGCATTTTATATAAAAGAGAAAAAACGTGCCGAAGCGGAGCATCAAGAGAGACGTAAAGAGATGGAGAGACATTTTTTAGCTGAAAAAGAGGAGAAGAGAGAGGAGAAAAAGTTGCAGAAAGAGACAGTTACCCAGAGCGTTTCTTCTACCCGTCCTGAAGAGAATAGCGAGGACGCCTCTCCCAAAGAGTTGAAAATCGATCTTGATGCGCTAAAAGAGATAGAACAGCAAGAGAGCGCACATTTCCAGGCAGAGAAAAAAGCACGTCGGCGCAGGCAGGAAGAGCAACGCCAGGCCAATGAGGAGAAAGAGGAGAAAAAACAGCGGCTTAATAAACTCTTTTTAGCAAGTATTCTTCCCCTTTTGATCCTCTTAGGCGCGATGAGCTACTACTTTTCAGCGACAAAGATCGAGATAAAAGAGGCGTACCCGCTCTTCATCGAAACGGTACCGTTTGATGCCAAAATACAGATCATGAACATCAAACCGGCATACAAGCCGGGAATCCTGCTTAAACCGGAAAACTATGATATACGTATCAGCAAAAAGGGGTATGAGACCCAGCGGTTCTGGATAAAGATGGAGCACGAGAACAAAATCGTCAAACGCGAATTGAAGAAGGTCAAAGTCCGTAAGGTCTATTAA